A window from Malacoplasma iowae encodes these proteins:
- the cysS gene encoding cysteine--tRNA ligase, which translates to MKLYNAIKKEYVNLEIINNNISIYLCGPTVYNHVHVGNIRPIITFDVLHRLLKQKNINVNFVHNITDIDDKIIKQAAKEKVSELGLSNYYYEKYLEILKKLNIDLTIKMPKVSDHINGIINYIEQIQQKGFAYQVDGDVYFKTLNIPNYGSLSNKKTDELEVGSRVADNNKKLSPFDFVLWKQTNEGINWDTMFSKGRPGWHTECSYLISQYIGKQVDIHGGGVDLKFPHHENENAQNIAINDCELAKHWIHVGHLNIDNNKMSKSLNNFILAKDILSKYSSNDIRWFFYQTNYANPINFTNQAIDSAKQSIENILYSLNIFKSYLILENKFNMINNIDKDNLFSSLLNDLNFPNAVSDINKIVKEANTLLRQKEYDQLNIKVNELILYLDVMGITYRDDHSEENIELLKKWNEYKNNKDFEKSDLLRKELIYKKLI; encoded by the coding sequence ATGAAACTCTATAATGCTATAAAAAAAGAATATGTTAATCTTGAAATAATTAATAACAATATATCAATTTATTTATGTGGCCCAACAGTTTACAATCATGTTCATGTTGGAAACATTAGACCCATAATAACTTTTGATGTTCTTCATAGATTGTTAAAACAAAAAAATATCAATGTTAATTTTGTTCATAACATAACAGATATTGATGACAAAATAATAAAACAAGCAGCAAAAGAAAAAGTTTCAGAACTTGGATTAAGCAATTATTACTATGAAAAATATTTAGAAATATTAAAGAAACTAAATATAGATCTAACAATTAAAATGCCAAAAGTTTCTGATCACATAAATGGAATAATAAATTATATTGAACAAATCCAACAAAAAGGTTTTGCCTATCAAGTTGATGGTGATGTTTATTTTAAAACATTGAACATTCCAAACTATGGTAGTTTATCTAATAAAAAAACAGATGAACTAGAAGTTGGTAGTAGAGTTGCAGATAATAATAAAAAATTATCTCCATTTGATTTTGTATTATGAAAACAAACAAATGAAGGTATTAATTGAGACACTATGTTCTCAAAAGGAAGACCTGGTTGACACACAGAATGTTCATATTTAATATCTCAATATATTGGCAAGCAAGTAGACATTCATGGTGGAGGAGTTGATTTAAAATTTCCACATCACGAAAATGAAAATGCACAAAATATTGCAATTAATGATTGTGAACTAGCAAAACATTGAATTCATGTGGGACACCTAAACATTGATAATAATAAAATGTCTAAATCATTAAATAATTTTATACTTGCAAAAGACATATTATCTAAATATAGTTCAAATGATATTAGATGATTTTTCTATCAAACAAATTATGCAAATCCTATAAATTTTACAAACCAAGCAATTGATAGTGCTAAACAAAGTATAGAAAACATTTTATATTCATTAAATATCTTTAAAAGTTATTTAATTCTTGAAAATAAATTTAATATGATAAATAACATAGATAAAGATAATTTATTTTCAAGTTTATTAAATGATTTAAACTTTCCTAATGCAGTAAGTGATATTAACAAAATTGTTAAAGAAGCTAATACATTATTAAGACAAAAAGAATATGATCAATTAAATATTAAAGTTAATGAACTAATTCTTTATTTAGATGTTATGGGTATAACATATAGAGACGATCATTCAGAAGAAAACATTGAACTACTAAAAAAATGAAATGAATACAAAAATAACAAAGATTTTGAAAAATCTGATTTATTAAGAAAAGAATTAATTTATAAAAAACTAATATAA
- the rlmB gene encoding 23S rRNA (guanosine(2251)-2'-O)-methyltransferase RlmB, translated as MEKYILGKKSVIEAFKSNRLKALYTKVVFPEVSDIKKKNIPVYFGNNKIFSTFNNVNHQNVIGVVDSKEKLFIEDIQEFLEIANNVSSKLTNKKIVLVLDEIQDAGNFGSIMRTSFGLGVKNLIFKKDNQVQINETVMKTSMGSYEQLNLLRVTNLSNTIEKLKDNGYWIVSSALNDDSIDISKQKLNFDKVAIIFGNENNGVSPNLLKKSDAIIKIPMEDNSVQSFNVSVSVGIILFYLLF; from the coding sequence ATGGAAAAATATATCTTAGGGAAAAAATCTGTTATTGAAGCATTTAAAAGCAACAGATTAAAAGCTTTATATACTAAAGTTGTTTTCCCAGAAGTATCTGATATTAAAAAAAAGAATATTCCAGTTTATTTTGGTAACAATAAAATATTTAGTACTTTTAATAATGTTAATCACCAAAATGTGATAGGTGTTGTTGATTCAAAAGAAAAACTATTTATAGAAGATATTCAAGAATTTTTAGAAATAGCTAATAATGTTTCATCTAAATTAACAAATAAAAAGATTGTTTTAGTTTTGGATGAAATTCAAGATGCTGGTAATTTTGGTTCAATAATGAGAACATCATTTGGACTAGGGGTTAAAAATTTAATTTTTAAAAAAGATAACCAAGTTCAAATAAATGAAACTGTGATGAAAACTAGCATGGGTTCATATGAACAATTAAATTTATTAAGAGTTACAAATTTATCTAATACTATAGAAAAACTTAAAGATAATGGATATTGAATTGTATCATCAGCTTTAAATGATGATTCTATAGACATATCAAAACAAAAACTTAATTTTGACAAAGTAGCTATTATATTTGGAAATGAAAATAATGGTGTATCACCAAACCTTTTAAAAAAATCAGATGCTATTATTAAAATTCCAATGGAAGACAATTCTGTTCAATCATTTAATGTATCAGTATCTGTTGGAATAATATTGTTTTACTTATTATTTTAA
- a CDS encoding lipoprotein 17-related variable surface protein: protein MKKNLKNRLFRISTLTLATASVASAVSVSLINNSSVDSFSYKTSLNSQARVANAATKERKLTTNSNEKKTNIIPLNDLISTNSQVPAQNTVYDYDYNAYATITSSQKYSGQPNEKQTLKLDEITKFNLVNTFNTSGQTTSLKSSAGSIDWVVKTSDLAKLITQNGQTGQSKQDGQSSVTLTIQSLLYSPGGNGAGKSLFVLTKGNDNKFYLFRIQWEDQTLTGQAEMKGGDYELVKVLSAPNTGTTTKDGSATQDYNFMVLESSSTHTMQIMNVPNITNGASTSGISMKFVSLSQTDFTNPNSEVSSKTKTINIKSSVLSSSFVSSKNYKPIITVRDGATVYLTYQVEGYTSDTKDKFLSLIKIDGVNTGNTTIEVSDSKNSTTFKLNDTSNFLVENNEQTLSGMNIIQNSSTSYELFYTFKKNSAAASNNPSKIASLSLNLSNAFSQTTKNIDFYDYLYSNTKLYSVQKLYKANEDAIEGYVLLDEQNRVVSLDANKKNPKLLYDFETSTIKLGKIYSLITRRTNQSWFGQMEDGTFGQFLGSTLIGQWDKLSSKENRELPASVSIKSNSEVSSSVLYQEVLTSDGQYTSSFENYMKSSTAYRDFLNVEFIDPRITTNPEITISYPEATTLMSQKEGRIYSIELTFKQKLRKVGIDGSIITNDPKEIVIAKQTYTFNNAETNVVFAEKQGVGEDGQFEFEVPTYIRNKKPSQVTADEVKKYLIQTKNITNPIVSYTPHDQNGTMDINVTIPIAWIKEGESYNKRENYTFSGTLGSDIVPFFRVDKYGDQGSVTVVDTNYDKTSTKYENLRLKYSDKVASTVSKKDILDDFIIYGSAFNNQENEDLKKAEEKDITLTPNDSEGNILVDVTIPQIGSQENVRYVFTTPSFFLKNASANRPIYFTFKSNDQALSTTLNSDNPTKAENTIRDQKPSQIASILNGNDGESKIDVLSYFAEFSSFFTTYINENSNVVSAVGDDTLGTLSISIDLTKANINGFDNNMIQITYSGFTGSDLTNQQVDNFSFGNSISGAENMFATEMTVNQLETLDVLNWGSNNATKNKATVSLVPSRSSGTLEVNVTFKNYIEQTNGQKTVYPTKTFTRIYGGFKTSKNPVNIVGFKSFSEIAASDGTNTSFSNSNVPSRTKEILTSRFMLESESPNKKDALLYFANVTNSLDIANSDISSVTLIADDVAGTLNVAFTIVDNGVTKTISPPTPYSGFRSTSTAETTITFKQDTSSEAALLKNKLPSEITVNDVASLYTISNNNNNNPVEITLGPDDATGTLLVSITIKDPFSGKVTTSDITYTGMRVFIPANEGTRWDIVVLSVIIPAIVLLIPILTLGYIQNIKDRRKIAKKLDRRLDEEFKKRKPNLR, encoded by the coding sequence ATGAAAAAGAATTTAAAGAATAGATTATTTAGAATTTCAACTTTAACACTTGCAACTGCTAGTGTTGCTTCAGCTGTTTCTGTAAGTTTAATCAACAATAGTTCTGTTGATTCTTTTTCATATAAAACATCTCTTAATTCTCAAGCAAGAGTAGCAAATGCTGCTACAAAGGAAAGAAAGTTAACTACTAATAGTAATGAAAAGAAAACTAACATAATCCCATTAAATGATCTTATTTCAACCAATTCTCAAGTTCCAGCACAAAATACTGTATATGATTATGATTACAATGCTTATGCAACAATAACTTCAAGTCAAAAATATTCTGGCCAACCTAATGAAAAACAAACATTAAAATTAGATGAAATAACAAAGTTTAACTTAGTTAACACTTTTAATACTTCTGGTCAAACAACTAGTTTAAAATCATCTGCTGGTTCTATTGATTGAGTTGTTAAAACTAGTGATTTAGCCAAATTAATAACTCAAAATGGTCAAACAGGGCAAAGCAAACAAGATGGACAAAGTAGTGTAACATTAACAATACAATCACTTTTATATTCTCCGGGTGGTAATGGTGCAGGTAAATCGTTGTTTGTTTTAACTAAAGGTAATGATAACAAATTTTATTTATTTAGAATTCAGTGAGAAGATCAAACATTAACAGGTCAAGCAGAAATGAAGGGTGGAGACTATGAGCTTGTTAAGGTTTTAAGTGCACCTAATACTGGAACAACAACGAAAGATGGTTCAGCAACACAAGACTATAATTTCATGGTATTAGAATCATCATCTACACACACTATGCAAATTATGAATGTTCCAAATATAACTAATGGTGCAAGTACAAGTGGCATTTCAATGAAATTTGTAAGTTTGAGTCAAACAGATTTTACTAATCCTAATAGTGAAGTAAGTTCTAAAACAAAAACCATAAATATTAAATCGAGCGTATTAAGTAGTTCATTTGTATCTAGCAAAAATTACAAACCAATTATTACTGTTAGAGATGGTGCTACAGTTTATTTAACTTATCAAGTAGAAGGATATACAAGCGATACAAAAGATAAATTTTTGTCTTTGATAAAAATAGATGGTGTAAATACAGGGAATACTACTATTGAAGTTAGTGATTCAAAAAATTCAACAACATTTAAATTAAATGACACATCAAATTTTTTAGTTGAAAATAATGAACAAACTCTTTCTGGAATGAATATTATTCAAAATTCTTCAACATCGTATGAATTATTTTATACTTTCAAAAAAAATAGTGCTGCTGCATCGAATAATCCTTCTAAAATTGCATCTCTTTCTTTAAATTTATCTAATGCATTTTCACAAACAACTAAAAATATTGATTTTTATGATTATTTATATTCAAATACAAAACTATATTCTGTTCAAAAATTATATAAAGCAAATGAAGATGCAATCGAAGGTTATGTTTTATTAGATGAACAAAATAGAGTTGTTAGTTTAGATGCTAATAAAAAGAATCCTAAATTACTTTATGATTTTGAAACATCAACAATTAAACTTGGAAAAATTTATTCTTTAATTACTAGAAGAACTAATCAAAGTTGATTTGGTCAAATGGAAGATGGTACTTTTGGTCAATTTTTAGGAAGTACTTTAATTGGACAATGAGATAAATTATCTTCAAAAGAAAATAGAGAATTACCAGCTTCTGTATCAATAAAATCTAATAGCGAAGTATCTTCTTCTGTTCTTTATCAAGAAGTGTTAACTTCTGATGGTCAGTACACATCATCTTTTGAAAACTATATGAAATCAAGTACTGCGTATAGAGACTTTTTAAATGTAGAATTCATAGATCCTCGTATTACTACAAATCCTGAAATCACAATTTCTTATCCTGAAGCAACAACTTTAATGTCACAAAAAGAAGGAAGAATTTATTCTATTGAATTAACATTTAAACAAAAGTTAAGAAAAGTTGGAATTGATGGAAGTATCATTACTAATGATCCAAAAGAAATTGTAATTGCTAAGCAAACTTATACTTTTAATAATGCTGAAACTAATGTTGTTTTTGCAGAAAAACAAGGTGTTGGTGAAGATGGTCAATTTGAATTTGAAGTTCCAACATATATTAGAAATAAAAAACCTAGTCAAGTTACAGCTGATGAAGTTAAAAAATATTTAATTCAAACTAAGAATATTACTAACCCTATAGTGTCTTATACACCACATGATCAGAATGGTACTATGGATATAAATGTTACTATTCCTATTGCATGAATTAAAGAAGGTGAAAGTTATAACAAACGTGAAAATTACACATTTTCAGGTACATTAGGTAGTGATATTGTTCCTTTCTTTAGAGTAGATAAATATGGTGATCAAGGAAGTGTAACAGTTGTTGATACAAACTATGATAAAACATCAACAAAATATGAAAATTTAAGACTTAAATACTCAGATAAAGTTGCTTCTACTGTTTCTAAAAAAGATATTCTTGATGATTTTATAATTTATGGTTCTGCTTTTAATAATCAAGAAAATGAAGACTTGAAAAAAGCAGAAGAAAAAGACATTACACTAACACCAAATGATAGTGAAGGAAATATTTTAGTTGATGTTACAATTCCTCAAATTGGTAGTCAAGAAAACGTAAGATATGTATTTACTACGCCTAGTTTCTTCTTAAAAAATGCTAGTGCAAATAGACCAATATACTTTACTTTTAAATCAAATGATCAAGCCCTTAGTACAACTTTAAATAGTGATAACCCAACAAAAGCTGAAAACACTATTCGTGATCAAAAACCATCTCAAATAGCAAGCATTTTAAATGGTAATGATGGGGAATCTAAAATAGATGTTCTTTCATATTTTGCAGAATTTTCTTCTTTCTTTACAACTTATATAAATGAAAATAGTAATGTAGTTTCTGCAGTTGGAGATGACACACTAGGTACTTTATCAATTTCTATTGATTTAACAAAAGCTAATATTAATGGTTTTGATAACAACATGATTCAAATAACTTATAGTGGTTTCACTGGTTCTGATTTAACTAATCAACAAGTTGATAATTTTAGCTTTGGAAATTCAATAAGTGGTGCTGAAAATATGTTTGCTACAGAAATGACTGTAAATCAATTAGAAACACTTGACGTTCTTAATTGAGGATCAAATAATGCAACAAAAAACAAAGCCACTGTGTCATTAGTTCCATCACGTTCTAGTGGTACTCTTGAAGTTAATGTTACTTTTAAAAACTATATTGAACAGACTAATGGTCAAAAAACAGTGTATCCTACTAAAACATTTACTAGAATATATGGTGGTTTTAAAACAAGTAAAAACCCAGTTAATATTGTTGGTTTCAAATCATTTAGTGAAATAGCAGCTTCTGATGGTACTAATACTTCTTTCTCTAATTCAAATGTTCCATCAAGAACAAAAGAAATATTAACATCTAGATTTATGTTAGAAAGTGAATCTCCTAACAAAAAAGACGCATTATTATATTTTGCAAATGTTACAAATAGTTTAGATATTGCAAATAGTGATATTTCTTCAGTTACATTAATTGCTGATGATGTTGCTGGTACATTAAATGTTGCATTTACTATAGTTGATAATGGTGTTACAAAAACTATTTCTCCACCAACTCCATATAGTGGATTTAGAAGCACTAGTACAGCTGAAACAACTATTACATTTAAACAAGATACATCATCAGAAGCAGCACTTTTAAAAAACAAACTTCCTTCAGAAATTACTGTTAATGATGTTGCAAGTTTATATACAATATCAAATAATAACAACAATAACCCTGTTGAAATTACTTTAGGTCCAGATGATGCAACAGGCACATTATTGGTTTCAATTACAATAAAAGATCCATTCTCTGGTAAAGTTACAACGAGCGATATAACATATACTGGAATGAGAGTATTCATACCAGCTAATGAAGGCACAAGATGAGATATTGTTGTTTTATCAGTTATTATTCCTGCAATAGTTCTTCTAATTCCTATCCTAACTCTTGGTTATATCCAAAACATCAAAGATAGAAGAAAAATTGCTAAAAAACTTGATAGAAGACTTGATGAAGAATTTAAAAAAAGAAAACCAAATCTTAGATAA